Proteins encoded together in one Lachnospiraceae bacterium JLR.KK008 window:
- a CDS encoding DUF4446 family protein, protein MSSALLESMGLGFLDIAYIFIGMIGIILVMFILIIVQMVKLSKLKKKYEKFMGGKDAKSLEEKIASIFEINNALKAAADKNKKEIRKLSHNMEDTYQKSGIVKYDAFQQMGGKMSFSLALLNKRDDGFIINTVHSSDGCYSYTKEIHGGKCDISLGEEEERALRIAIGEE, encoded by the coding sequence ATGTCTAGTGCACTATTAGAAAGTATGGGTCTTGGTTTTCTTGATATTGCTTATATTTTTATTGGGATGATCGGCATTATTTTGGTGATGTTTATATTGATCATTGTACAGATGGTAAAGTTATCTAAGTTAAAAAAGAAATATGAAAAATTTATGGGAGGAAAAGATGCCAAGAGTCTGGAGGAAAAAATAGCAAGTATTTTTGAGATAAACAATGCTCTAAAAGCAGCGGCAGACAAAAATAAAAAAGAAATTCGCAAATTATCCCATAATATGGAAGACACATATCAAAAATCGGGAATTGTAAAATACGATGCATTTCAGCAAATGGGAGGGAAGATGAGCTTTAGTCTGGCGTTGTTGAATAAAAGAGATGATGGTTTTATTATCAATACAGTACACAGCAGCGACGGGTGCTATTCTTATACAAAAGAAATCCATGGTGGAAAATGTGATATATCACTTGGAGAAGAAGAAGAAAGAGCATTGAGGATCGCAATCGGAGAAGAATAG
- a CDS encoding HD domain-containing phosphohydrolase, with translation MKKYSIYDIRGGEILANPIMTSSYQILLSEGTVLQKEYIENFEQLNISYVYIYEEKDILNRDIEKARKEAADYFKTQVKSVLEKHIYSKNNNLQKLSGTAHGIMDNILKERKIVEELIEMKQKSEDLYEHSLNCCTLSMILSLRLNYNNEIVHAIGVGCLLHDIGLRFMSIKYHNISLSNMPENQRAEYKKHSIYGYSSVENENWLHMVSKDIILYHHERMDGTGYPFRKKKVSEPIAIAIVCDVFDEMVSGIGFEYSKVHKAIEYLKCFRNVKFDAKIVNEFLKVVAAYPVGSHVLTNKGEIGIVIRQNKGFPERPVLRIVIDRYGRDICKDNTVDLLKENSVFIEEVIND, from the coding sequence ATGAAAAAATACAGTATCTATGATATTAGGGGTGGTGAAATACTAGCCAATCCTATTATGACATCTTCTTATCAGATTTTGTTATCAGAGGGAACAGTATTACAAAAAGAGTATATAGAAAATTTTGAACAGCTTAATATTTCCTATGTTTATATTTATGAAGAAAAAGATATACTGAACAGAGACATTGAAAAGGCGAGAAAGGAAGCCGCAGATTACTTTAAGACGCAGGTAAAGAGTGTGCTGGAGAAACATATCTACTCAAAAAATAATAACCTGCAAAAATTGAGTGGGACAGCACATGGTATTATGGACAACATATTGAAAGAGAGGAAAATTGTTGAAGAGTTAATAGAAATGAAACAAAAGAGTGAAGATTTATACGAACATTCGCTTAATTGTTGTACACTTTCTATGATATTAAGTTTGCGTCTGAATTATAATAACGAAATCGTTCATGCAATCGGTGTGGGTTGTCTTTTGCATGATATAGGGCTCAGATTTATGTCTATCAAGTATCACAATATAAGTTTGTCCAATATGCCGGAGAATCAGAGGGCTGAATATAAAAAACATTCTATTTATGGATATTCTTCAGTTGAAAATGAGAACTGGCTGCATATGGTCAGTAAGGATATTATTTTATATCATCATGAGCGTATGGATGGGACAGGCTATCCGTTTCGTAAAAAGAAAGTTTCTGAACCGATTGCAATCGCAATCGTCTGTGATGTGTTTGATGAGATGGTTAGTGGAATTGGTTTTGAATATTCTAAAGTCCATAAAGCTATTGAATACTTAAAATGCTTTAGAAATGTTAAATTTGATGCTAAAATAGTAAATGAATTTTTAAAGGTTGTTGCAGCATATCCGGTTGGCAGTCATGTATTGACAAATAAAGGTGAAATAGGTATAGTTATCAGGCAGAACAAAGGATTTCCGGAGAGACCGGTGCTACGTATTGTGATTGACAGATACGGCAGAGACATCTGCAAAGATAATACAGTTGATCTGCTGAAGGAAAATTCTGTTTTTATTGAAGAAGTAATTAACGATTAA
- the serS gene encoding serine--tRNA ligase has protein sequence MIDIKFLRENPQIVKDNIKKKFQDEKLALVDEVIALDEESRRTQKDADDLRANRNKISKQIGGLMAQGKKEEAEAKKAEVAAGAKRLSELEEKEKELQDKITKIMMTIPNIIDPSVPIGKNDTENVEVTKYGEPVIPDFEIPYHTDIMEGLRGIDLDSARKVAGNGFYYLMGDIARLHSAVIAYARDFMIGRGFTYCVPPFMIRSNVVTGVMSFAEMDAMMYKIEGEDLYLIGTSEHSMIGKFIDTIIAEENLPQTLTSYSPCFRKEKGAHGLEERGVYRIHQFEKQEMIVVCKPEESSMWFEKLWQNTVDLFRSLDIPVRTLECCSGDLADLKVKSYDVEAWSPRQQKYFEVGSCSNLGDAQARRLKIRVNGEKGKYFAHTLNNTVVAPPRMLIAFLENNLQEDGSVKIPAVLQPYMGGQTEIR, from the coding sequence ATGATAGACATTAAATTTTTAAGAGAAAATCCGCAGATTGTAAAAGATAACATAAAAAAGAAATTTCAGGATGAAAAGCTGGCGTTAGTTGATGAAGTGATCGCCCTGGATGAAGAGAGTAGAAGGACTCAGAAAGATGCGGATGATTTGCGTGCTAATCGTAATAAGATTTCCAAACAGATCGGTGGTCTGATGGCACAGGGCAAAAAAGAGGAGGCAGAGGCCAAAAAAGCGGAAGTTGCTGCCGGCGCAAAACGTCTTTCAGAATTGGAAGAAAAAGAAAAAGAGTTACAGGACAAGATTACAAAAATAATGATGACAATTCCCAATATCATTGATCCCAGTGTTCCGATTGGTAAAAATGATACGGAAAATGTGGAAGTAACAAAATATGGGGAACCGGTGATTCCTGATTTTGAGATTCCCTACCATACGGATATTATGGAGGGGCTGCGTGGAATTGATCTTGACAGTGCAAGAAAAGTAGCCGGTAATGGTTTTTATTATCTGATGGGAGATATTGCGAGACTTCATTCCGCAGTGATCGCTTATGCAAGAGATTTTATGATCGGCAGAGGATTTACGTATTGTGTTCCCCCTTTTATGATTCGCAGCAATGTAGTGACCGGTGTCATGAGCTTTGCTGAAATGGATGCCATGATGTATAAAATAGAAGGAGAAGATTTATACTTAATTGGTACGAGTGAGCATTCCATGATCGGAAAATTTATCGATACGATTATCGCAGAAGAAAATCTCCCACAGACACTTACAAGTTATTCTCCTTGTTTCAGAAAAGAAAAGGGAGCTCATGGACTGGAGGAGAGAGGTGTCTATCGCATCCACCAGTTTGAAAAACAGGAGATGATTGTTGTCTGTAAACCAGAAGAATCTTCGATGTGGTTCGAAAAATTGTGGCAGAATACGGTCGATCTGTTCCGCTCTCTCGATATTCCTGTGAGAACACTGGAATGCTGTTCCGGCGATCTGGCTGATTTGAAAGTGAAGTCTTATGATGTGGAAGCATGGTCTCCCCGACAGCAAAAGTATTTTGAAGTAGGAAGTTGCTCCAATTTGGGAGATGCTCAGGCGAGAAGATTAAAAATTCGTGTCAATGGAGAAAAAGGAAAATATTTTGCTCATACATTAAATAATACGGTAGTCGCACCTCCGAGAATGTTAATTGCATTTTTGGAAAATAATCTTCAGGAAGATGGTTCGGTCAAAATCCCTGCTGTTTTACAGCCCTACATGGGAGGACAGACAGAGATCAGGTAA
- a CDS encoding DUF3881 family protein translates to MNSLHKYLRAIGFSQIKNRKQLQILITECIRSAKQRDYISLPDHEDFVFMECCKEFAEGIGIAVRGEFDENNNYIYNYYYPFLRGNYISSEEDISIERHAEKESYAGICDDLRVGVSLIFYFQNIISYLKYKEKRKLPAKGTTLTLSALSCHGTIIMSIIKNENEKKKVRKVSRQRSHLIEAARKGDEEAIENLTLEDMDTYTVISKKIRKEDVFSIVDTYFMPYGVECDQYSILGEIMNCNKIQNYITNENIYHMTINCNELIFDLCINEADLLGEPEAGRRFKGVIWMQGYINFPEG, encoded by the coding sequence GTGAATTCCTTGCATAAATATTTACGTGCTATCGGATTTAGCCAGATAAAAAACAGAAAGCAGTTGCAAATTTTGATCACAGAATGTATCCGCAGTGCAAAGCAGAGAGATTATATCTCTCTGCCTGATCATGAGGACTTTGTTTTTATGGAATGCTGCAAAGAATTTGCCGAAGGGATTGGTATTGCTGTTCGTGGAGAATTTGATGAAAATAATAATTATATCTACAATTATTATTATCCCTTTCTCCGTGGCAATTATATCAGCTCGGAAGAAGATATATCGATTGAGCGTCATGCGGAAAAAGAGTCCTATGCCGGTATCTGTGATGATTTGAGAGTTGGGGTTTCCCTGATCTTCTATTTTCAAAATATTATCTCTTATTTGAAATACAAGGAGAAGAGAAAATTACCGGCAAAAGGAACTACTTTGACGTTGTCTGCACTTTCCTGCCATGGCACAATTATTATGTCAATCATCAAAAATGAGAATGAGAAAAAAAAGGTAAGAAAAGTTTCCAGGCAGAGAAGTCATTTGATTGAGGCTGCCCGAAAAGGCGATGAAGAAGCGATTGAAAACCTCACTCTGGAAGATATGGATACTTACACAGTCATCTCCAAAAAGATTCGTAAGGAAGATGTGTTCAGTATTGTAGATACTTATTTTATGCCTTATGGGGTAGAGTGCGACCAGTACTCAATCCTCGGAGAGATCATGAATTGCAATAAAATACAGAATTATATAACAAATGAGAACATTTATCATATGACGATCAACTGTAACGAACTTATATTCGATCTCTGTATCAATGAGGCTGATCTTTTGGGAGAGCCGGAAGCAGGTCGGAGATTTAAAGGAGTGATCTGGATGCAGGGTTATATTAATTTTCCGGAAGGATAA
- a CDS encoding D-alanyl-D-alanine carboxypeptidase family protein: MKKCKKRVFCLGMGILLAAHVSISSSFVSNATDYAAEEEARKALPIASNSYEEWPDGPAVGAQGAILMEAETGTILYEKNIYEHLYPASVTKILTCLIGVENCQMDETITMSKEAVFSIPRDSSNVGLDVGEQITVEQCLYGILVGSANEAANALAEHVSGTMEDFASLMNERAKELGCENSNFVTTNGLHDENHYTCPYDLALIAQKFFDNELLCKMSSTPTYQIPQSPTQPDDDLIINTHNKLLFPGGKYNYDYIVGSKTGYTNDSRQTLVSCAEKDGMKLICVVMREESPHQFDDTISLFEYGFSNFQKLNIAANETEYTVDNNDFFQTENDVFGASNPILSISPTDSVVIPITAVFDDMDSELIYDTVSANSVASIQYTYHGIPVGSATVELAEEQIENTFDFENQNVLENEENASEPETEEDASKPKEKIVFVNVRTVIAWIIGIAGFFILLCVIKAIIDNYQFAKRRKERVRHKKRKRIRSEFDDFNF; the protein is encoded by the coding sequence ATGAAAAAATGTAAAAAACGAGTTTTTTGTTTGGGAATGGGTATTTTGCTTGCTGCGCATGTAAGCATATCCAGCAGTTTTGTTTCCAATGCCACAGACTATGCGGCAGAGGAGGAGGCGAGAAAAGCGCTTCCGATCGCTTCTAACAGTTATGAAGAATGGCCCGATGGACCAGCAGTGGGAGCTCAGGGTGCTATTTTGATGGAAGCAGAGACAGGAACCATTCTTTATGAGAAAAATATTTATGAACATCTGTATCCTGCGAGTGTGACTAAAATATTGACTTGTCTGATCGGTGTGGAAAACTGTCAGATGGATGAAACAATTACCATGTCAAAAGAGGCGGTATTCAGTATACCGAGAGACAGTTCCAATGTCGGTCTGGATGTCGGAGAACAGATTACAGTCGAACAGTGTCTGTATGGGATTCTGGTCGGTTCGGCAAATGAAGCGGCGAATGCACTTGCGGAGCATGTGAGCGGCACGATGGAAGATTTTGCATCTTTGATGAATGAACGGGCAAAAGAGCTGGGATGCGAAAATTCTAATTTTGTGACTACGAACGGACTGCATGATGAGAATCATTATACTTGTCCATATGATCTGGCGTTGATCGCGCAGAAATTTTTTGACAATGAACTGTTGTGTAAGATGTCATCAACTCCAACCTATCAGATTCCGCAGTCACCGACACAGCCGGATGATGATCTGATTATCAACACCCATAATAAATTGTTGTTTCCTGGAGGAAAATATAATTACGATTATATTGTTGGCAGTAAGACAGGTTACACGAATGATTCCAGACAGACACTTGTCAGTTGTGCGGAAAAAGATGGCATGAAATTGATCTGTGTCGTGATGAGAGAAGAGTCTCCTCATCAGTTTGACGATACGATCAGTTTGTTTGAGTATGGATTTTCGAATTTTCAGAAGTTAAATATTGCGGCAAATGAAACAGAGTATACGGTAGATAACAACGATTTTTTCCAGACAGAAAATGATGTATTTGGCGCTTCCAATCCGATCTTATCGATCAGCCCGACTGACAGTGTTGTTATTCCGATTACAGCCGTGTTTGATGATATGGATTCCGAATTGATCTATGATACGGTTTCAGCAAACTCGGTGGCGTCGATTCAATATACGTATCATGGCATCCCGGTTGGTTCTGCTACGGTGGAACTGGCTGAAGAACAGATAGAAAATACGTTCGATTTTGAAAATCAAAATGTTTTGGAAAATGAAGAAAACGCATCTGAACCGGAAACGGAAGAGGATGCGTCAAAACCCAAAGAAAAGATCGTATTTGTCAATGTAAGAACAGTCATAGCCTGGATCATTGGTATCGCAGGATTCTTTATTCTCCTCTGTGTGATCAAAGCAATTATCGACAATTATCAATTTGCAAAAAGAAGAAAAGAAAGAGTCAGACATAAAAAAAGAAAAAGAATTCGTTCTGAATTTGATGACTTTAACTTTTAA
- a CDS encoding 3'-5' exonuclease, whose protein sequence is MNYIVFDLEWNQSSYPEGEIKELPFEIIEIGAVKLDHQKRMTDRFSELIRPHVYKKMHKITSKLIHLQIDELKNADDFVHVSNRFLQWCGDDIMFCTWGPLDLTQLQRNMAYYHMEPIANGPLRFLDVQKLFSIVYEDGKSRRALEYAIDYLQVEKDIPFHRAFSDAYYTAKILAKLDTEAEKKISFDLFHKPRNRKEEIHIVFDDYFKYISRKFADKQEALRDREVCSTKCYYCHKNIKRKVRWFTPNGKHYYSISLCDKHGYMKGKIRIRKDADEEGIYVVKTLKFISEDDVKKIRERQDKARELRKQKRIRAKSS, encoded by the coding sequence ATGAATTATATCGTTTTTGATCTGGAATGGAACCAGAGCAGTTATCCCGAGGGGGAGATCAAAGAACTCCCCTTTGAGATTATCGAAATCGGCGCTGTAAAGCTCGATCATCAGAAACGCATGACAGACCGCTTCAGTGAACTGATACGTCCTCATGTATACAAAAAGATGCACAAAATTACCAGTAAACTCATTCATCTGCAGATAGATGAGTTGAAAAATGCAGATGATTTTGTCCATGTATCGAATCGTTTCCTCCAATGGTGCGGCGATGATATAATGTTTTGTACCTGGGGACCTCTGGATCTTACGCAGCTTCAACGCAATATGGCTTATTATCACATGGAACCGATTGCCAATGGTCCTCTTCGCTTTCTGGATGTCCAGAAACTTTTCAGCATTGTCTATGAAGATGGAAAATCACGTCGTGCTCTCGAATATGCGATTGATTATTTACAGGTAGAAAAAGATATTCCTTTTCACAGAGCGTTCAGTGACGCCTACTATACGGCTAAGATACTGGCAAAACTGGATACAGAAGCTGAAAAAAAAATATCATTTGATCTTTTTCACAAACCACGAAACCGAAAAGAAGAAATCCATATTGTTTTCGACGATTATTTCAAATATATTTCGCGGAAGTTTGCAGATAAGCAGGAAGCCTTGCGAGACCGTGAAGTATGCAGCACAAAATGTTATTATTGTCATAAAAACATTAAGCGGAAAGTACGTTGGTTCACGCCCAACGGGAAGCACTACTATAGTATTTCTCTTTGTGATAAACATGGCTATATGAAAGGAAAAATCCGCATACGAAAAGATGCGGATGAAGAAGGAATCTATGTTGTAAAAACTTTAAAATTTATTTCTGAGGATGATGTAAAAAAAATAAGAGAACGCCAGGATAAGGCAAGAGAGCTTCGGAAACAGAAGCGGATTCGTGCCAAATCTTCCTGA
- a CDS encoding alpha-amylase family glycosyl hydrolase has protein sequence MTENNSMQLTSIALPVPELKALDIINGYEVRPGFYEQNGATALSNSCVNFTVQSRSATSCELLLFHKGSQEPFAVIPFPEHYRIGNVYSMIVFGLKIEEFEYAYRMDGPYDPKKGLIFDKTRILLDPYAKAVAGQSDWGMSSNQKGYRGRVVRNNFDWGTEKQSFIPMNDLIIYELHVRGFTMDESSGVTYPGTFSGLREKIPYLKDLGVNAVELMPIFEFDETRDKRTVNGKQLLDYWGYNSVSFFAPNTSYNSNREYNREGTKLKELIRDLKTNGIEVILDVVFNHTAEGNERGPYISFKGFDNNIYYMLTPDGHYYNFSGCGNTLNCNHPVVQQMILECLRYWVTDYRIDGFRFDLATILGRNEDGSPMNNPPLLKQLAFDPILGSTKLIAEAWDAGGLYQVGSFPSWNRWAEWNGKYRDCLRNYLKGDIWAAPEAVLRIIGSPDLYGTYGEEHNSSVNFITCHDGFPLYDLYAYNQKHNEENGWNNTDGSDDNRSWNCGVEGETDDPQIIGLRKKMIKNACAVLLCSRGTPMFLAGDEFGNTQFGNNNAYCQDNIISWLDWSLLEKNHDIYRFFKYMIAFRKDHPIIRNDLEPSGTGYDFISIHNGAPDFSETNENTRTLGILYTGYNREKREEDIVYFCINAYWEPCTIYLPILPEGYSWNLMVDTGISNEKELFFDVSDCPGVENEFLMKDRSVAIFTGRSKR, from the coding sequence ATGACAGAAAATAATTCAATGCAGCTCACCTCGATTGCCTTACCTGTACCGGAGCTGAAAGCTCTGGATATTATCAACGGATATGAAGTCCGTCCCGGATTTTATGAGCAGAACGGAGCAACCGCTCTCTCAAACAGTTGTGTCAATTTTACGGTCCAGTCAAGAAGCGCCACTTCCTGTGAACTGCTTCTCTTTCACAAAGGCAGTCAGGAACCTTTTGCTGTCATCCCGTTTCCCGAGCACTATCGGATTGGTAACGTATATTCCATGATCGTATTTGGTCTGAAGATCGAAGAATTTGAATATGCTTATCGTATGGACGGTCCTTATGACCCGAAAAAAGGACTTATCTTTGACAAGACGCGCATCCTGCTCGATCCCTATGCCAAGGCGGTTGCCGGACAGAGCGACTGGGGTATGTCTTCCAACCAGAAGGGATATCGCGGAAGAGTAGTACGCAATAACTTTGACTGGGGCACAGAGAAGCAGTCATTTATTCCAATGAATGACCTTATCATCTACGAGCTTCATGTGAGGGGCTTTACGATGGATGAGTCTTCCGGCGTCACTTATCCCGGCACTTTCTCCGGACTGCGTGAAAAGATCCCTTATCTGAAAGATCTGGGTGTCAACGCCGTGGAACTGATGCCTATCTTCGAATTTGATGAGACTAGGGATAAGAGAACCGTAAACGGCAAGCAGTTACTTGACTATTGGGGTTACAATTCGGTCAGTTTCTTCGCTCCCAATACCAGTTATAATTCCAACAGAGAGTATAACCGTGAAGGTACGAAGTTAAAGGAACTGATCCGGGATCTGAAAACAAATGGAATCGAAGTGATCCTTGATGTCGTATTCAATCATACGGCAGAAGGCAATGAGCGGGGACCCTATATTTCTTTTAAGGGATTTGACAACAACATTTATTACATGTTGACGCCGGACGGTCATTACTATAATTTCAGCGGCTGCGGAAATACACTGAACTGTAATCATCCCGTCGTACAGCAGATGATTCTGGAGTGTCTGCGCTATTGGGTAACTGATTACCGCATTGATGGATTTCGTTTTGATCTGGCGACAATTTTAGGGCGCAACGAGGACGGATCTCCAATGAATAATCCTCCTCTCTTAAAACAACTGGCCTTTGATCCTATTCTCGGTTCGACGAAACTGATCGCGGAGGCCTGGGATGCAGGTGGGCTTTATCAGGTCGGCAGTTTTCCTTCCTGGAACCGCTGGGCAGAATGGAACGGAAAATACAGAGATTGTCTGCGAAATTATCTGAAGGGTGATATTTGGGCAGCCCCGGAAGCCGTACTGCGAATCATCGGTTCTCCTGATCTCTACGGAACTTATGGAGAAGAACACAATTCATCTGTCAACTTTATCACCTGCCATGACGGTTTTCCGCTCTATGATTTATATGCTTATAATCAAAAGCATAATGAAGAGAACGGCTGGAACAATACAGATGGCAGCGACGACAACAGAAGCTGGAACTGTGGTGTCGAAGGTGAGACTGACGATCCACAGATTATTGGACTGCGCAAGAAGATGATAAAAAACGCCTGTGCGGTACTGCTGTGCAGCCGTGGCACCCCAATGTTTCTGGCGGGAGATGAATTTGGCAATACACAGTTTGGCAATAATAATGCTTATTGCCAGGATAATATTATTTCCTGGCTGGACTGGAGTCTGCTTGAGAAGAATCATGACATCTATCGCTTTTTCAAATATATGATTGCTTTCCGTAAGGATCATCCGATCATCCGTAATGATCTGGAACCGTCCGGTACCGGCTACGACTTTATCAGCATCCACAATGGCGCTCCTGATTTCTCGGAGACAAATGAAAACACAAGAACTCTGGGAATCCTCTATACCGGATATAACAGAGAAAAACGAGAAGAAGATATTGTTTACTTTTGCATTAACGCTTACTGGGAGCCTTGCACGATCTATCTTCCGATACTTCCGGAAGGCTATTCCTGGAATTTAATGGTAGATACAGGCATTTCCAATGAAAAAGAACTCTTTTTTGACGTCAGTGACTGCCCGGGAGTTGAAAATGAATTTTTAATGAAAGATCGAAGTGTAGCTATTTTTACAGGAAGGAGCAAACGATGA
- the trmB gene encoding tRNA (guanosine(46)-N7)-methyltransferase TrmB — MRLRNIPGSQDVIDHSPYVIKDAEKRRGSWRELFRNDHPLHIEVGMGKGRFLMELAARNPDINFVGIERYTSVLLRALQKVERLQETENKTLPNLLFICADASGLEEIFAEGEVSKIYLNFSDPWPKDRHARRRLPSREFLARYDKILKKDGRLEFKTDNKALFEFAIGELEPAGWRAEKITHDLYADHEMMRGNVMTEYEEKFSSAGNPIYKYIIYR, encoded by the coding sequence ATGCGTTTAAGAAATATACCCGGTTCCCAGGATGTGATTGATCATAGCCCATACGTTATCAAAGATGCGGAAAAAAGGAGAGGATCATGGAGAGAGCTTTTTAGGAATGATCATCCGCTTCATATCGAAGTAGGAATGGGAAAAGGCAGGTTCCTGATGGAGCTGGCAGCCCGTAATCCTGATATAAATTTTGTCGGCATTGAGCGCTATACAAGCGTGCTTCTGCGGGCATTGCAAAAAGTGGAGAGACTGCAGGAAACAGAGAACAAAACGCTCCCCAATCTTTTATTCATATGTGCGGATGCGTCTGGCCTGGAAGAGATATTTGCAGAAGGAGAAGTATCAAAAATATATTTGAATTTCTCCGACCCATGGCCGAAAGACAGACATGCCAGGCGAAGGCTGCCGTCGCGGGAATTTTTGGCCAGATACGATAAGATTCTGAAAAAAGACGGCAGACTGGAATTTAAGACAGACAACAAGGCATTGTTTGAATTTGCCATAGGAGAATTGGAACCTGCGGGATGGAGAGCGGAGAAGATTACTCATGACCTGTATGCGGATCATGAGATGATGAGGGGAAATGTGATGACAGAATATGAAGAGAAATTCTCCTCTGCAGGAAATCCTATTTATAAATATATTATTTACAGGTAA
- the trxA gene encoding thioredoxin, translated as MEYKFTDADFTQEVLQSDIPVLVDFYADWCGPCKMMAPIVKELAEQYSGKIKVGKINVDENPETSAKYKVMSIPTFLFFQNGEKKESVVGAVSKNDLQNAIQKVLI; from the coding sequence ATGGAATACAAATTTACAGACGCGGATTTTACACAGGAGGTATTACAATCGGATATTCCCGTTCTGGTTGATTTCTATGCGGACTGGTGTGGTCCCTGTAAGATGATGGCGCCGATTGTAAAAGAATTAGCGGAACAGTATAGCGGAAAAATAAAAGTTGGTAAAATCAATGTAGATGAAAATCCGGAAACGTCCGCTAAATATAAAGTAATGTCAATTCCCACGTTTCTTTTCTTTCAAAATGGGGAGAAGAAAGAATCTGTTGTAGGTGCGGTCTCTAAAAATGATTTGCAGAATGCGATTCAAAAAGTGTTAATATAG
- a CDS encoding Na+/H+ antiporter subunit E — MFFVFLIMWIIFNGNFTLEIFLFGIVIAALMYAFICKFMDFSIHKDMILGKNLILVLRYFVILITEILKANIATMKLLFSEKEEIEPVLVRFRTNLKAKTTRVLLANSITLTPGTITVSLEGNELQVHCLDKSLAEGLEDCIFVKELEKLEKVNEIWIR, encoded by the coding sequence ATGTTTTTCGTTTTTCTAATTATGTGGATTATTTTCAATGGTAATTTCACATTGGAGATCTTTTTGTTTGGCATCGTGATAGCGGCTTTGATGTACGCATTTATCTGCAAATTTATGGATTTCAGCATACATAAGGATATGATACTCGGCAAGAATCTGATCCTGGTTTTACGGTATTTTGTTATTTTGATCACTGAGATCCTGAAAGCCAATATTGCGACGATGAAATTGCTGTTTTCTGAAAAAGAGGAAATCGAACCGGTACTCGTACGTTTTCGTACAAATTTGAAAGCGAAGACGACGAGAGTACTTCTGGCGAATTCCATTACGCTGACACCGGGTACGATCACAGTGTCTCTGGAAGGAAATGAACTGCAGGTTCATTGTCTGGATAAATCACTGGCGGAAGGTCTCGAGGACTGTATCTTTGTTAAAGAACTCGAAAAATTAGAGAAGGTGAATGAAATATGGATACGTTGA
- a CDS encoding monovalent cation/H+ antiporter complex subunit F, whose product MDTLTNVQNIVYIGALIILAVMLMLCLLRAILGPHVADRIVAVNMMGTMVMVMISILAMKMKEGYLIDICLIYAMISFLSVIVITKVYMGVYREKKMRKKEEHNV is encoded by the coding sequence ATGGATACGTTGACAAATGTACAGAATATTGTCTATATTGGCGCATTGATTATCCTGGCTGTTATGCTTATGCTCTGTCTGCTCCGGGCAATCCTGGGGCCGCATGTAGCTGACCGCATCGTGGCTGTCAATATGATGGGAACAATGGTTATGGTCATGATCTCCATATTGGCGATGAAAATGAAAGAAGGGTATCTGATTGATATTTGTCTGATCTACGCTATGATCAGTTTCCTTTCCGTAATCGTGATCACTAAAGTATATATGGGTGTATACAGAGAAAAGAAGATGAGAAAAAAGGAGGAGCACAATGTTTGA
- a CDS encoding monovalent cation/H(+) antiporter subunit G: MFEWIRFIIGACFLLTGIVIFGIELYGVFHYRYVLNRMHTAAIGDTLGIGVCLIGLMIISGFHFTTLKILLIIIFLWCVSPVSSHLISRLEVTTNENLDEYVEVEEK, from the coding sequence ATGTTTGAATGGATCAGATTTATTATCGGCGCCTGCTTTCTTTTGACAGGAATTGTTATATTCGGGATTGAACTGTATGGTGTATTTCATTATCGTTATGTACTGAACAGAATGCATACTGCCGCCATTGGAGATACATTGGGGATTGGTGTCTGTCTGATCGGACTGATGATTATCAGTGGATTTCATTTTACTACATTAAAAATTTTACTGATTATCATTTTTCTCTGGTGTGTGTCTCCGGTGTCCTCTCATCTGATTTCCAGACTGGAAGTGACGACCAATGAAAATTTGGATGAGTACGTGGAGGTAGAGGAGAAATGA